A genomic window from Gossypium hirsutum isolate 1008001.06 chromosome D10, Gossypium_hirsutum_v2.1, whole genome shotgun sequence includes:
- the LOC107915437 gene encoding uncharacterized mitochondrial protein AtMg00810-like: MQMQDVFEMTDLGEMTYFLGIEVNQSDHAIFISQQAFALKLLNKFCMSNCKIVSTLVAQGLLNSSGNHERVDEKEYRSLVGCLLYLTATRPDIMFVVSLLSRFMHCCDAAHFKTAK; encoded by the coding sequence GGGGGAAatgacttacttccttggcatAGAAGTAAATCAATCTGACCATGCCATCTTTATAAGTCAGCAGGCTTTTGCCTTGAAGTTATTAAACAAATTTTGCATGTCCAATTGCAAAATTGTTAGCACACTAGTGGCTCAAGGCCTACTTAACAGTAGTGGCAATCATGAAAGAGTTGATGAGAAGGAGTATCGAAGCTTGGTAGGTTGTTTGCTCTACTTAACAGCTACAAGACCTGATATCATGTTTGTTGTTAGCCTCCTGTCCAGATTCATGCATTGTTGCGATGCTGCTCACTTTAAAACAGCCAAATGA